GCCACGCGGGAGGCCTCGGCGATCTCGTCGCGCGACTTGCCCTGCGCCTTGGCGTTGGCGGCGTCGAGCTCACCGGTACGGTCGGTCTCGATCCGGCCGGGCAGGATCATGTTGACGGTGACGCCGTCCGCCGCGACCTCGGAGGCGAGCGTCTTGGCCCAGCCGGCGATCGAGGCGCGCAGCGCATTCGACATCACCAGGTTCGGGATCGGCTGCTCGACGCCGCTCGACGCGACGACCAGGATGCGGCCGAACCCGGCCTGACGCATGCCCGGGAGGACGAGGCCGGCGAGGCGGAAGACCGGGGTCACCATCGCCTCGAATTGCGGCGTCCAGGCCTCGGGCTGCACGGTGAGCGCGGTGCCGGCCGGCGGACCGCCGGTATTGGCGACCAGGATGTCGACCCCGCCGAGATGCTCCTGCGCGGCGGCGTAGATCGCCTCGACGTTCTCCTTCAGGCTGCCGACGAAGGCGTGGGCGCGGCCCTGGCCGCGGGCGTTGATCGCTGCCACCGCCGCGTCCAGGCGCTCGGCGGTGCGGGCGGTGAGCAGCACGTCCGCGCCTTCGGCCGCCAGGGCCTCGGCGATGCCGAGGCCGAGGCCGCGGCTGGACGACAGGACGAGGGCGCGCTTGCCCTTGAGACCGAGATCCATGGTGATTCCTCCGGTGATGGTCGAGCTTGACCGATGGCGCCAGGAACTAACACGAGCGCTCGTTTACTCCCACCCACACCCTCATCCTGAGGTGCGAGGCGATCGACGATCGCTGAGCCTCGAAGGAGGGCTCCAGAAATCTCTGCGATCCCTGGAGCCCTCCTTCGAGGTCGGTCGATCTTCGATCGACAGACACCTCAGGATGAGGTCATGGGTGGGATAGACAGGTCTATGCCGTCAGACCGTCTCGCCGGCGAGACGCTTGAGCCAGCCTTCCGCTTGCGCCCGCACGTTGTCCGGTGCGGTGC
This sequence is a window from Methylobacterium sp. SyP6R. Protein-coding genes within it:
- a CDS encoding SDR family oxidoreductase — translated: MDLGLKGKRALVLSSSRGLGLGIAEALAAEGADVLLTARTAERLDAAVAAINARGQGRAHAFVGSLKENVEAIYAAAQEHLGGVDILVANTGGPPAGTALTVQPEAWTPQFEAMVTPVFRLAGLVLPGMRQAGFGRILVVASSGVEQPIPNLVMSNALRASIAGWAKTLASEVAADGVTVNMILPGRIETDRTGELDAANAKAQGKSRDEIAEASRVAIPAKRYGRVQEFADVACFLASERASYVTGSMIRVDGGAVRSI